Part of the Musa acuminata AAA Group cultivar baxijiao chromosome BXJ2-7, Cavendish_Baxijiao_AAA, whole genome shotgun sequence genome is shown below.
TCGAGCTGAGTGTGCCGGGCAGTTGATCGGTCTGGCGACATGCCTCACCTACATCGAGGGCAGCGCGAAGGCTCCCACCGTCGACTGCTGCTCCGGCTTCAAGCAAGTCGTGACCAAGAGTCTCAAGTGCCTTTGTGTTCTCATCAGAAACAGGGACAACCCAAACCTTGGCTTCAAAATCAACGTCACGCGGGCTCTACTTCTACCTTCCAAATGCGATACTCCTGCACAAGTTACAGAGTGCCCCAGTGAGTAGTCTTCGTATCTCATGGATGGATGATCTAACACGCAGCTACACCTGTCTTAGCTTTTATATGTGCTTTGCAACTTCCTCCTTTGCCATGATGCTTCTTCTAAGGAGTCTCATATGGCCGATGCTATCCTTCATAATTTTGTTGGATTTTCGCAGGATTACTCAATCTACCACAGAATTCTGCAGAGGCTAAAGTTTTTGAGGAATTTGGAGAAGAACTTAAGGCCAACGCTGCTAGTAGTTACGGTAATTGAAGTATTGCTGGTTTTCTTGAAGCTGTGGTTACTAACTCCAAAATTAA
Proteins encoded:
- the LOC103991480 gene encoding non-specific lipid transfer protein GPI-anchored 14; protein product: MARRSMHFAATLVFLGLSLLGSVRSDFESDRAECAGQLIGLATCLTYIEGSAKAPTVDCCSGFKQVVTKSLKCLCVLIRNRDNPNLGFKINVTRALLLPSKCDTPAQVTECPRLLNLPQNSAEAKVFEEFGEELKANAASSYGNSTGSMATGGKTSDQRGNSSLSKSGEANKRRLGMSMDGGFWTFSLVLLVLLFN